In one Gossypium hirsutum isolate 1008001.06 chromosome D09, Gossypium_hirsutum_v2.1, whole genome shotgun sequence genomic region, the following are encoded:
- the LOC107892919 gene encoding probable 2-oxoglutarate-dependent dioxygenase AOP1: MGSETPTQLPVIDFSNQNLKPGSLEWDSVKTQVRQALEEYGCFEASYDKASSELRKAVFESLKELFELPLETKMKNVSENPSHAYISPHPSAPLYESIGIEDPDIGENVESLANSFWPHGNTSFRFIGLMVEQLSELDRVVRRMILESFGIEKYMEEHMNSTKYLLRAMKYKPPNTSEKKLGSRDHTDKNIVTVLCQGIQGLEIQLKNGEWITAKPHSLTVFIGDSLFAWLNGRLHTPYHRVMMKGNEPRYSFGLFSNPKKGYIIKAPEELVDEEHPLMFKPFDFHDFLRFFHSDAARKSQSAFHTFCALHSNT; this comes from the exons ATGGGTTCCGAAACTCCGACTCAACTTCCGGTGATAGATTTTTCGAATCAAAACCTAAAGCCAGGATCTTTAGAATGGGATTCAGTGAAAACCCAAGTTCGTCAAGCACTCGAAGAGTATGGTTGCTTCGAGGCATCGTACGATAAGGCTTCATCGGAGCTCCGGAAAGCAGTATTCGAAAGCTTGAAAGAGCTTTTCGAGTTACCGTTAGAAACCAAAATGAAGAATGTGTCGGAGAATCCCTCTCATGCCTATATTTCACCCCATCCTAGTGCACCACTTTATGAAAGCATAGGGATTGAAGATCCAGATATTGGTGAAAATGTCGAGTCCCTCGCTAATAGCTTTTGGCCCCATGGAAACACAAGTTTCAG atttataGGATTGATGGTAGAGCAACTGTCAGAGTTGGACAGGGTGGTAAGGAGGATGATATTGGAAAGTTTTGGGATCGAAAAATACATGGAAGAACACATGAATTCAACTAAATATCTTTTGAGGGCCATGAAATACAAGCCACCAAATACAAGTGAGAAAAAGCTAGGGTCAAGAGATCACACTGATAAGAACATTGTCACTGTTTTATGCCAAGGCATTCAGGGATTGGAAATTCAACTCAAAAATGGTGAATGGATCACTGCTAAACCCCATTCTTTAACTGTCTTCATTGGGGATTCTCTCTTT GCATGGTTAAATGGCAGGTTACACACTCCGTATCATCGAGTGATGATGAAGGGAAACGAACCGAGATACTCGTTCGGGTTATTTTCGAACCCGAAAAAAGGGTATATAATAAAGGCACCAGAAGAGTTGGTTGATGAAGAACATCCATTGATGTTTAAGCCCTTTGATTTCCatgattttttgagatttttcCACTCTGATGCTGCTCGTAAATCTCAATCTGCCTTCCACACTTTTTGTGCTCTCCACTCTAACACTTGA
- the LOC107891685 gene encoding katanin p60 ATPase-containing subunit A1-like, with protein MVGNSLAGLQDHLKLAREYALEGLYDTSIIFFDGAIAQINKHLNTLDDPLIRSKWMNVKKALSEETEVVKQLDAERRSFKEAPNGRRPSSPPIHAKSSFVFQPLDEYPTSSGAPMDDPDVWRPPSRDTSTRRPARGGQAGMRKSPQDGISGRGNTRTAATGRGAKAGASSRTNTGVRGSTTGKKGTGSGKSSKGDSANGDAEDGKLKRSQYEGPDPDLAEMLERDVLETTPGVRWDDVAGLTEAKRLLEEAVVLPLWMPEYFQGIRRPWKGVLMFGPPGTGKTLLAKAVATECGTTFFNVSSATLASKWRGESERMVRCLFDLARAYAPSTIFIDEIDSLCNARGASGEHESSRRVKSELLVQVDGVNNTGTNEDGSRKIVMVLAATNFPWDIDEALRRRLEKRIYIPLPNFESRKELIRINLKTVEVAADVDIDEVARRTEGYSGDDLTNVCRDASLNGMRRKIAGKTRDEIKNMSKDEISKDPVAMCDFEEALAKVQRSVSQADIEKHEKWFSEFGSA; from the exons ATGGTAGGAAATTCGCTTGCTGGATTACAAGATCACTTGAAATTGGCTAGAGAATACGCTCTTGAAGGCCTCTACGACACTTCAATTATTTTCTTCGATGGCGCCATTGCTCAGATCAACAA GCATCTAAACACACTTGATGACCCGTTAATTCGATCCAAATGGATGAATGTGAAGAAAGCACTGTCTGAGGAGACAGAAGTTGTGAAGCAATTGGATGCTGAGAGAAGGTCATTTAAGGAAGCTCCAAATGGGCGGCGTCCTTCTTCACCACCGATTCATGCAAAATCATCTTTTGTGTTTCAACCTCTTGATGAGTACCCAACTTCATCGGGTGCTCCAATGGATGATCCTGATGTGTGGAGGCCTCCAAGTCGGGACACATCAACTAGAAGACCTGCTAGGGGTGGTCAAGCGGGAATGAGAAAGTCTCCCCAAGATGGGATTTCGGGTCGTGGTAATACTAGAACAGCTGCAACTGGACGTGGTGCTAAGGCTGGTGCTTCAAGTAGAACTAACACGGGGGTCAGAGGATCTACCACTGGAAAAAAGGGTACTGGTTCTGGGAAATCTAGCAAAGGCGATTCGGCA AATGGTGATGCTGAAGATGGAAAGTTGAAGAGGTCACAGTATGAGGGGCCTGATCCAGATTTAGCTGAAATGCTGGAAAGGGATGTCTTAGAAACCACTCCTGGAGTGCGGTGGGATGATGTTGCTGGTTTGACTGAAGCAAAAAGGCTTTTAGAGGAAGCTGTTGTTCTTCCTCTATGGATGCCTGAGTATTTTCAG GGAATTAGGAGACCATGGAAAGGTGTTCTTATGTTTGGCCCTCCTGGAACTGGCAAAACGCTCCTGGCTAAAGCAGTTGCCACTGAGTGCGGAACAACTTTTTTCAATGTTTCTTCTGCTACTTTAGCCTCAAAGTGGCGTGGGGAGAGTGAACGCATGGTTCGGTGCTTGTTTGATCTTGCAAGAGCTTATGCACCCAGTACAATTTTTATTGATGAGATTGACTCTCTTTGCAATGCCCGTGG GGCTTCTGGTGAGCATGAGTCATCTAGGAGGGTTAAATCCGAACTTCTTGTTCAGGTAGATGGTGTAAATAATACTGGCACAAACGAAGATGGTAGCCGTAAGATTGTGATGGTTTTGGCTGCAACTAACTTCCCATGGGACATAGATGAGGCTCTCAG GAGGCGACTGGAAAAGCGTATTTACATTCCTCTGCCTAATTTTGAGAGTCGTAAGGAGCTTATTCGGATCAATTTAAAAACAGTCGAG GTGGCTGCTGATGTGGATATTGATGAAGTGGCTCGTCGAACAGAGGGATACAGTGGGGATGATCTCACAAATGTTTGTCGCGACGCTTCCTTGAACGGCATGAGACGAAAAATAGCAGGAAAGACACGAGATGAGATCAAGAACATGTCGAAAGATGAGATTTCAAAAGACCCTGTTGCAATGTGTGACTTCGAAGAAGCCTTGGCGAAAGTCCAGCGAAGTGTTTCACAAGCCGATATCGAGAAACACGAAAAATGGTTTTCGGAATTCGGATCTGCATAA
- the LOC121203422 gene encoding cyclin-A2-4 gives MRKENGVSANVGALNGRITRARAATLRASGQLLPLNAPKQPDQKRVSRANTKRSALDENHNAGLQHKKRAVLQDVTNVCCNNSYKSCINATKIQAKSNKQARKGAANSSKVAPDVAAQVQPTRANLQKEDTQELAKIEPKLEVTCSVNLKEDATLPLNSINEGVFYRWLSNRSSAMPSQSQSRPRRNGKFSFSGTTITPSDPDFVDIDSDKKDPQLCSLYSPEIYNNLRVAELARRPYPNFMETIQRDITQSMRGILVDWLVEVSEEYKLVPDTLYLTVHLIDWFLSKNYIERQRLQLLGITCMLIASKYEEICAPRVEEFCFITDNTYTKEEVLKMETKVLKYFGFQIFAPTAKTFLRRFLRAAQASYKSPSIEMEYLANYLAELTLIDYEFLNFVPSIVAASAVFLARWTLDQSSHPWNSTLEHYTAYNQSDLKTTVIALQDLQLNTKGCPLSAIRMKYRQQKFKSVAALTSPKLLETLF, from the exons ATGAGGAAAGAAAATGGAGTTTCCGCTAATGTTGGTGCACTTAATGGTCGAATCACACGTGCTCGAGCGGCTACATTGCGTGCTTCTGGACAGTTGCTGCCTCTCAATGCACCTAAGCAACCAGATCAGAAACGGGTTTCACGAGCCAACACAAAAAGATCGGCCTTGGATGAAAACCACAATGCTGGTCTTCAGCATAAGAAGAGAGCTGTTCTTCAAGATGTCACAAATGTTTGCTGCAATAATTCATATAAGAGTTGCATTAATGCAACCAAAATCCAG GCTAAGAGCAACAAGCAGGCTAGGAAAGGGGCGGCCAATTCATCTAAAGTGGCACCGGATGTGGCAGCACAAGTCCAGCCAACTCGAGCCAACTTACAAAAAGAAGACACTCAAGAGCTTGCAAAGATTGAACCTAAATTAGAAGTTACATGCTCGGTTAATTTGAAAGAAGATGCTACTCTTCCGTTAAATAGCATAAATGAAGGTGTGTTTTACCGTTGGCTTTCAAATCGAAGTTCAGCAATGCCTTCACAATCCCAAAGTCGTCCTCGAAGAAATG GGAAATTTAGCTTTTCCGGGACCACGATAACACCTAGCGACCCGGACTTTGTCGACATTGATTCGGATAAGAAGGATCCTCAACTGTGCAGCCTCTATTCCCCTGAAATCTATAATAACTTGCGTGTTGCCGAG CTCGCCCGCAGGCCATATCCTAATTTTATGGAGACGATACAGCGGGATATCACTCAAAGCATGCGGGGAATTTTGGTTGATTGGCTTGTGGAG GTATCTGAAGAATATAAGTTGGTGCCTGACACACTTTACCTCACAGTGCATCTCATTGATTGGTTTCTCTCTAAAAATTACATTGAAAGACAAAGACTTCAACTTCTTGGGATCACTTGCATGCTAATAGCCTC CAAATACGAAGAAATATGTGCACCTCGTGTCGAGGAGTTCTGCTTCATCACAGACAACACTTACACTAAGGAGGAG GTGCTAAAAATGGAGACTAAAGTATTGAAGTATTTTGGTTTTCAAATATTTGCACCTACTGCAAAAACGTTTCTCAG GAGATTCTTAAGAGCAGCACAAGCCTCTTACAAG AGCCCCAGCATAGAAATGGAGTACTTGGCAAATTATCTAGCGGAACTCACATTAATTGACTATGAATTCTTGAATTTTGTTCCTTCAATCGTGGCTGCCTCTGCTGTATTTCTTGCCAGATGGACTTTGGATCAGTCATCTCACCCATGG AATTCAACTCTTGAACACTATACGGCTTATAATCAATCAGATCTGAAAACCACAGTTATTGCATTGCAAGATTTACAGTTGAACACCAAAGGTTGTCCTCTAAGTGCTATTCGCATGAAATATAGGCAACAAAAG TTTAAATCCGTGGCAGCCTTAACATCTCCGAAACTGCTTGAAACACTGTTTTGA